From a single Herbiconiux sp. SALV-R1 genomic region:
- the orn gene encoding oligoribonuclease translates to MSAPSDRLVWIDCEMTGLDLEVDELVEVAVVVTDFDLNLVDPGFAIVIKPDDSALANMNDFVTTMHETSGLAEEIPNGVSLADAEYQVLEYILKFVPGAQQAPLAGNTIGTDRAFLAKFMPRVDGHLHYRSIDVSSIKELARRWFPRVYFNAPEKAGGHRALADILESIRELQYYRKAVFIAEPGPTSAELKAVSADVVSEFASRL, encoded by the coding sequence ATGAGTGCTCCCTCCGACCGTCTGGTGTGGATCGACTGCGAGATGACGGGGCTCGACCTCGAGGTCGACGAGCTGGTGGAGGTGGCGGTCGTCGTGACCGACTTCGACCTCAACCTCGTCGACCCCGGGTTCGCGATCGTCATCAAGCCCGACGACTCCGCGCTGGCGAACATGAACGACTTCGTCACCACGATGCACGAGACCAGTGGCCTCGCCGAAGAGATCCCGAACGGGGTGAGTCTCGCCGACGCCGAGTACCAGGTGCTCGAGTACATCCTGAAGTTCGTTCCCGGCGCCCAGCAGGCGCCCCTCGCCGGCAACACCATCGGCACCGACCGGGCCTTCCTCGCGAAGTTCATGCCCCGCGTCGACGGGCACCTGCACTACCGCAGCATCGACGTCTCCTCGATCAAGGAGCTCGCCCGCCGCTGGTTCCCCCGGGTCTACTTCAACGCACCCGAGAAGGCCGGCGGGCACCGCGCGCTCGCCGACATCCTCGAGTCGATCCGCGAGCTGCAGTACTACCGCAAGGCGGTCTTCATCGCCGAACCCGGCCCCACCTCGGCCGAGTTGAAGGCGGTCTCGGCCGACGTCGTGTCGGAGTTCGCCTCGCGTTTGTAA
- a CDS encoding SCO4848 family membrane protein, giving the protein MITTLAILLFVNAGWNALVWPQFFKRISRDPRAHDAQGKPTRFLVVHVVLIAVSLTIALASLLAGIAALTGAW; this is encoded by the coding sequence ATGATCACCACACTCGCCATCCTCCTCTTCGTCAACGCCGGCTGGAACGCCCTCGTCTGGCCCCAGTTCTTCAAGCGCATCTCCCGCGACCCCCGCGCCCACGACGCTCAGGGCAAGCCGACCCGTTTCCTCGTCGTGCACGTCGTGCTCATCGCCGTCTCCCTCACGATCGCCCTCGCCTCCCTCCTCGCCGGCATCGCCGCCCTCACCGGCGCCTGGTAG
- a CDS encoding tyrosine-type recombinase/integrase: MQHDTPRLHLVSALDFWESYLKAEGSSEGSIRQRLILLRALERRAGKPLAEITRLDLITDLGRTGLSASTRANYKSLYHTFFTWMQDEGLRPDNPGARLPRVRLAAVEANPTSTDDIQVLLNSGIYARTRMFVLIYAYQGFRAQEIAAVRGETIDWQNRRILSKDGKGGKEVWRPIHEIVWEELQKYPRRGFLFPSPYREGQHVTARNVSNVLGKAMRRAGIAHRPHQMRAWYATEMIDGGASTVVVAAAMRHADMQSIQHYVRVSDESIAAAHDLLPRVVVPSKSGRRRAA; encoded by the coding sequence TTGCAACATGACACACCGCGACTGCATCTCGTTTCCGCACTCGACTTCTGGGAGTCCTACCTCAAAGCAGAGGGATCATCCGAGGGGTCAATCCGGCAACGTCTCATCCTGCTGCGCGCGCTCGAGCGACGTGCAGGGAAGCCGCTAGCTGAGATCACGCGACTGGATCTGATCACCGACCTGGGTAGGACAGGGCTGTCCGCAAGCACCAGGGCGAACTACAAGAGCCTGTACCACACGTTCTTCACGTGGATGCAGGATGAGGGTCTGAGGCCCGACAACCCGGGGGCGCGCCTCCCGAGAGTGCGGCTCGCGGCGGTGGAAGCGAACCCCACCAGCACCGACGACATCCAGGTTCTCCTGAACAGCGGTATCTACGCGCGGACGAGGATGTTCGTGCTGATCTACGCCTACCAGGGGTTCAGGGCTCAGGAGATCGCTGCCGTGCGTGGCGAGACGATCGACTGGCAGAACCGGCGCATCCTTTCGAAGGACGGCAAGGGTGGCAAAGAGGTATGGAGGCCCATCCACGAGATCGTATGGGAGGAGCTGCAGAAGTACCCCAGGCGGGGTTTCCTGTTCCCGTCGCCATACCGTGAGGGCCAGCACGTGACCGCTCGCAACGTGTCGAACGTGCTCGGGAAGGCCATGCGTCGCGCCGGTATCGCTCACCGGCCCCACCAGATGCGGGCCTGGTACGCGACCGAGATGATCGACGGGGGAGCCTCCACGGTGGTCGTGGCGGCTGCAATGAGACACGCAGACATGCAGTCCATCCAGCACTACGTGCGCGTCTCAGACGAGTCCATCGCCGCCGCCCACGACCTTCTCCCGCGGGTAGTTGTTCCATCGAAGTCAGGACGGCGTAGGGCTGCGTAG